From one Lycium ferocissimum isolate CSIRO_LF1 chromosome 7, AGI_CSIRO_Lferr_CH_V1, whole genome shotgun sequence genomic stretch:
- the LOC132064281 gene encoding small ribosomal subunit protein eS10z-like encodes MIISEKNRREISKYLFQEGVCYAKKDYNLAKHPLIDVPNLQVIKLMQSFKSKEYVRETFAWMHYYWYLTNDGIEFLRTYLNLPSEIVPATLKKSAKPLGRPMGGPPGDRPRGPPRFDGERPRFGDRDGYRAGPRGPPGEFGGEKGGAPADYQPAFRGSGGRPGFGRGSGGFGGAPPSSSFS; translated from the exons ATG ATTATTTCAGAGAAAAACCGTAGAGAGATCTCCAAGTACCTCTTCCAAG AGGGAGTGTGCTATGCGAAGAAGGATTACAACTTGGCCAAGCATCCATTGATCGATGTGCCAAACCTACAAGTGATTAAGCTGATGCAGAGCTTTAAATCTAAGGAGTATGTTAGGGAGACATTTGCTTGGATGCATTACTACTGGTACCTTACAAATGATGGAATTGAGTTCCTCAGGACTTACCTTAACCTTCCTTCTGAGATTGTACCTGCTACTTTGAAGAAGTCCGCTAAGCCTCTTGGTCGTCCTATGGGTGGACCTCCAGGCGATCGTCCCCG TGGCCCACCAAGGTTTGATGGTGAAAGGCCAAGGTTTGGCGACAGGGATGGTTACCGTGCTGGACCTAGAGGTCCACCTGGTGAGTTTGGAGGTGAGAAAGGTGGAGCTCCAGCTGACTACCAGCCTGCTTTCAGg ggttctggtggaagacctggat
- the LOC132064282 gene encoding stress-related protein yields MAETNPKTQQPEMAQTEEEKLKYLEFLQVAMIHAALYVAKVYGYAKENSGPLKPGVQTVEGTVKTVVGPVYDKFHDVPVEVLKFVDRKVDESVRQIETRVPPMVKQAPATARSVAADFKSAGVIGTASGLAKTVYAKYEPTAKGLYTKYEPMAEQYATSAWISLNRIPIVPKVTQAVAPTAAYYSEKYNVMVQQTADKGYKVASYLPLVPTEKIAKVFTIQPPVASN; encoded by the exons ATGGCTGAAACAAACCCTAAGACTCAACAACCCGAGATG GCTCAGACAGAGGAAGAGAAATTGAAGTATTTGGAATTCTTGCAAGTGGCGATGATTCATGCGGCGCTATATGTGGCGAAGGTGTATGGTTACGCTAAGGAAAATTCAGGTCCATTGAAGCCTGGTGTTCAGACCGTTGAAGGCACTGTTAAGACCGTGGTGGGACCTGTCTATGATAAATTTCATGATGTCCCTGTCGAAGTACTCAAGTTTGTTGACCGCAAG GTTGATGAGTCTGTTCGTCAGATTGAGACTCGTGTTCCCCCTATGGTCAAGCAAGCTCCTGCAACTGCTCGGTCTGTTGCAGCCGATTTCAAGAGTGCTGGTGTGATAGGAACTGCATCAGGACTTGCAAAGACAGTCTATGCCAAGTATGAGCCCACCGCCAAGGGACTTTACACCAAGTATGAGCCAATGGCTGAGCAATATGCAACATCAGCTTGGATCTCTCTCAACAGAATTCCCATTGTTCCTAAAGTCACTCAAGCAGTTGCCCCAACAGCTGCTTACTATTCTGAGAAATACAATGTGATGGTTCAGCAAACAGCAGACAAGGGATACAAGGTTGCTTCATATCTTCCATTGGTACCTACTGAGAAGATTGCTAAGGTGTTCACCATTCAGCCACCTGTGGCTTCCAACTAA
- the LOC132064283 gene encoding ATP-dependent Clp protease proteolytic subunit-related protein 3, chloroplastic gives MATCLRLPMASSIPCSSSSSMPLKHRSFNIRCAANSSKIPMPPINPKDPFLSKLASVAANNPDALFSRPQNSDMPPFLDIYDSPKLMATPAQVERSVSYNEHRPRRPPPDLPSLLLHGRIIYIGMPLVPAVTELVIAELMYLQWMDPKEPIYLYINSTGTTRDDGETVGMESEGFAIYDAMMQLKNEIHTVAVGAAIGQACLLLAAGSKGKRFMMPHSKAMIQQPRAPSSGLMAASDVFIRAKEVIINRDTLVKLLAKHTENSEETVANAMRRPFYMDSTRAKEFGVIDKILWRGQEQIMADVSAPDEWDKNAGIRVADAI, from the exons ATGGCCACTTGCTTACGGTTGCCGATGGCATCCTCAATTCcatgttcttcatcttcatcgATGCCGCTAAAACATCGTAGTTTTAACATTCGTTGTGCAGCCAATAGTTCGAAAATTCCCATGCCACCTATAAACCCTAAGGATCCATTTCTAAGTAAGCTTGCATCTGTTGCTGCAAATAATCCAGATGCACTCTTCTCGAGACCTCAAAATTCTGATATGCCGCCTTTTTTGGACATTTATGACTCACCTAAGCTCATGGCTACTCCTGCTCAG GTGGAGAGATCAGTATCATATAATGAGCACAGACCGAGGAGACCTCCACCAGACTTACCCTCTTTGTTGCTCCATGGTAGAATAATTTATATTGGCATGCCG TTGGTGCCAGCAGTCACAGAGCTTGTGATTGCAGAGTTGATGTACCTACAGTGGATGGATCCTAAAGAGCCAATTTATCTGTACATAAATTCTACTGGGACTACCCGTGATGATGGTGAAACA GTTGGTATGGAATCAGAAGGTTTTGCAATTTATGATGCCATGATGCAACTAAAAAACGAG ATACACACTGTAGCGGTTGGGGCTGCCATAGGTCAAGCATGTCTCTTGCTTGCAGCTGGTAGTAAGGGCAAAAGGTTTATGATGCCACATTCCAAAG CCATGATTCAACAGCCCCGTGCGCCATCATCTGGATTAATGGCGGCCAGCGATGTTTTCATTCGGGCAAAGGAG GTAATCATAAACAGAGACACCCTTGTCAAGCTTTTGGCTAAACATACTGAAAAT TCGGAAGAGACTGTTGCCAATGCAATGAGAAGACCATTTTACATGGATTCTACCAGAGCTAAAGAATTTGGCGTcattgataag ATTCTTTGGCGTGGCCAGGAGCAGATTATGGCAGATGTTTCTGCACCAGATGAGTGGGACAAGAATGCAGGCATTCGAGTTGCTGATGCTATTTAG